The following DNA comes from Methanosarcina vacuolata Z-761.
TTCCCTTTGTCGTTATGGTCAAACTCCGTTAAACTGCCTCTGACCAGTTGCAGTAGTTGCACTTGTAGTCAAAATAGTTCGCCGAACAGAACTTGCAGACCCTTGCCGGAGAATGTGCCTTCTGCTTGTGCAGTGCGATGATATTTGTCATAAGCGTTGCAGTCACAGGCTCACTTGTCAGGAGGCAGGGGAAATCAGCCAGGCGCATGAGAGCCGAGAAACGGACAGTGATTGCACAGGCCGGATAGGTGTAACGCTGAGGGTTTTGCAGGACCTCGTTCCTTTCAATGGGGCTCAGGTCGATAGGCACACCCTGTACAATGCACCCGGCACCCCTCGGAATATGGTCAATGATTCGTTCACCCTTTTCAATCATGTCAATGAAATCCACGTTATGCAGCTCAGCTGCCGCCCCACGTCTCGGGTTGGTCAGCACAAGGTTGTGGAAGCGTTTGACCAGCAGGTCAAGCACCATCATGGTGGTAAACCCGTCCATCCAGAGGATTTTAGTGACTGCAGCGGCTGTTGCGTCCGTACCGATGGTCAAGGGTGAGTATTCGTCCCTGAACTTGCCTTTTGCCCTGTTCATGGTACTTTCAAGCACGTCTGTTACAGCATTGATAACTGCCAGCACGACGTCGTCTTTTGTCATATTGTACATAGACTGGGAAATGTGGTGGGCTACGTCACCTACGCCATAAGCAGGTACTGTCACAATATTCCCGTAGAAAACATCGGCATTCATGGCATCCTTTACGGTTTTTCGTATCCTCTGCTTATATGTCTCCATATATTTTCTGGTGTCAAAGGACGTATGCCCTGCTTCTTCCATGAGTTTTACCTGAGCATCCACCGGGGACTCGTAGACCATCTTGAGCATGTCAATTTCTTCTTTTATGGCTTCCGAAGGAGTTTTTCCGTCTTCAACCGCTGTCTGGAACTTCGCCCCAACACCATAGGACGTGTTCATACCCCAGGACTTTGAAGACAGGATCGTCCGCTTGTGCTCCACAGGGATGTCCATTTTCTGGAGGATCCTGTTTACGACATTACTCGTGCTTCCGGGCACAAAGGCAAAGTCTACTACACAGGTCGGACCGTAAAAGCCTCCGTACCGGCGAATTGATTCTTTTCCTATCAGGGCTTCGGATTTTCCTATTTCCTCCACGAATTTCATGACCGATTCATGGAAAGCCGGGTCTTCCTCATAGAGAATTTCGAGGATAGGAGGGGTCTGGTAATGCTCTACAAAAGGATCATCTTCAGGCCTGACCGTGTCCGTAAGGCTCGTAAGAGTTTCATAGTGGGTGTTTACAGAATTGATGTGCAGGTCGAAGACCTCCTTACACTGCTCTCCAACCGGCTTCATTTTGTTTACTGCGTCTACGTAGGGTTTTGCATCTTTTATCTTGAACTCAGTGCCCCGCTTTTTATTAATCACTCCCACTACGGCTTTCTGGGCACTTACAGCCTCGTCTGCCATCTTATTATACATTTCCTGAACGTCAACTCTAACTTCCGTTATCATATTCACTCCCCAAAATCACTTTAAAGCTGCCAGGAAATCCGCGAGGGATTCTTAAAACCCTTAAATCCAGGAATTCAGACCTTAAAAACCTGATAACTTAAATCCAATATCGAGATTCAATAGAAATAAGTCCCCCATAATCGAGATTCAATAGAAATAAGTCCCCCATAATAAAAACCAGAGATACCCAATCCAGATAATTTCTGTTATTAATCTTCTGGATTCTGCAGCTACTTATATATTCTCATTTTTATACTATGATTCTTTTTTATTCTATAAATAGTTTGATTTAAAGAGTAAAGCCTGGTTTAAAGATTCAGAAACTGATTCAAAAGTCTAAATTTGAGAACTATTGTTAAAGGGTTAGAGTTGAAATACTCAGATATTGGCTTTTAATGCTCAGGGATTGGCTTTTAATGCTCAGGGATTGGCTTTTGGAGAAAAAAGAAACAGAAAAACCATCAGGGGAGCAGAGTAGTTTGTTTACTCTTTGCTACCAGGCCGTCAAGGTCAAGCCTCTGTTTTATCAGCCCTGCAAGGACTTCATTAGCAAGCCTGATTACTTCGTCCTTGTTTTCCCGCATTTCGTATGCAGGGTCATCGGAAGGGATCTCAATTTTCGTTATATCGGCTCTGGCTTTTTTCAAATGTGCTTCCTGAGCTTCACAGACTATGCTGGGTTTTTCCAGGTACTGTTCAAGATGTTTTTGAGTAATTCCTATAAGCTTCAATTCCTTGCGGAAACAGGGCCTTTCAAACAGTCTGGAGACCACATATACTCCCACAGGAATTCTGAAATCCAGGTTGATTTTAAGAAGCTGGGACCTGAGAATAGAATAAATTTCTTCCGGATCTGAAAGTTCTGGAGACCTGGGTTCTTTTCTTTTTTCGGATAAAGGCTCTGTGGCTTTTTCAGGCAGGGCATAAATCTTCGAAGGGGGAACTTCAGTTTCTTCCAGAATATCAAGGTCTCTGAGCGCCCTGAGATAGCCTGTAAGGACCAGGCGGTGCTCATCTATACCTATGGTTTTCAGTTCTCTGGAAAGCCCGCTGATTGAGAGCTTCTTGCCTTCAAGTAGTTCCAGGAGTTTGGGGTGAAGTTTTTCATCCATCTGTACCGACATCATGTTTTATTGTTGTTAATTGATTCTTCAGGACTCCAGCCGGAAAAACATTGTTTTTCAGATCCGCCGGGCAAAAGAGCCCGTATTTTCCCGAATATTTGAAAAGACCTGACCTTTTTCTATCTATGAGAGGAGTAAGCAAGAAAATTGCAGGGAGTAATACACGATGTAACTATCCTGCATAATATAAAGCTTATGAGAGAGCCTGTAGGGAAGAAGTATAGAAAATATCGGGAAGAAATTGGTAAATTTATGTAAAAAGATCTGTTAAACTCTCAAACGAATATTTAACAGATGGTAAAAGTATACCACTTTCAGTAGCTGTTGATGGAGCAAATCGCCACGATAAAAAGCTTGTAAAAAGGACATTAAATGCCATTATTTTGAAAGACCTTCTACAGAAGAGGGAATTCAAAATATCTGTATGAATAATTACATGATTTT
Coding sequences within:
- a CDS encoding DUF2193 domain-containing protein; this translates as MITEVRVDVQEMYNKMADEAVSAQKAVVGVINKKRGTEFKIKDAKPYVDAVNKMKPVGEQCKEVFDLHINSVNTHYETLTSLTDTVRPEDDPFVEHYQTPPILEILYEEDPAFHESVMKFVEEIGKSEALIGKESIRRYGGFYGPTCVVDFAFVPGSTSNVVNRILQKMDIPVEHKRTILSSKSWGMNTSYGVGAKFQTAVEDGKTPSEAIKEEIDMLKMVYESPVDAQVKLMEEAGHTSFDTRKYMETYKQRIRKTVKDAMNADVFYGNIVTVPAYGVGDVAHHISQSMYNMTKDDVVLAVINAVTDVLESTMNRAKGKFRDEYSPLTIGTDATAAAVTKILWMDGFTTMMVLDLLVKRFHNLVLTNPRRGAAAELHNVDFIDMIEKGERIIDHIPRGAGCIVQGVPIDLSPIERNEVLQNPQRYTYPACAITVRFSALMRLADFPCLLTSEPVTATLMTNIIALHKQKAHSPARVCKFCSANYFDYKCNYCNWSEAV